GGCGAATGCCCACCGTGCGCGGCCCGCTGTGGCCGTAGCTGAGTGGGGCTGGCGCAGGGCGGGCGTGAAGGCCGTAGCGACGCGCGCCATGCGCGGCCGACAAGCGGAGCGAGCCGACCTCACCCGAGCACTGGCCGCTCACCGCCGCACGCTGCGAGTGGCGCTAGCTCTGAGCATGCTCTCTGGACTCGACGCACAAGTGGACACCTTCACACTGGCCACCAAGCTGAGGCCGGCCGCAGCGCTGCGCGCCCTATTGTTGTACTTCCGTCGTTTCGGTGACAAGAGCGAGGTCTGTATATGGAACATCGTTAAACCGGTATTGATGACACTTCAGTTTCAACAGCGTTATACTCTACGAGAAAGAGTGTGGGATCATAATGAAGTACCAAAGTCAATTCAACCAGACTACTACCCGACCCTGTATATGGTATTTCACGCAATCCCCATTACAACCAAAGACTTTCTTCGTGAAGTAACGAGACTTATTCCGGTTGTTAGTAACGAATTAATCTGATCTGCTTCTACTGATGCTGAAGATTGCTTCTTCTACTAATTCTTCTAATCATCTTGACCTTCACGACCCTGTTCCGTACCCTTCTATATTCGTAAGGTATCTCATGTTGTCTAAGTGTAGCAAAGACTTTGAATATAGATTTGAGAAGCTTGCGAAACCTTTTTTGGACCATTTGGATACAAAGCGCAACGAAAATGACAGGATTTTTAGGGAACTATTGTGTCAAACAATGAGGAGTTTAATGTATAACGCAGCATTTTTCGATACGAAGTGCACGTCGTGTTTGTTGGCTATCGAGAAATTCCTGGCTTGGATGGAAACGTTCATGCCGAAAGAAGAATATTTCAATAACTACGCACAAGTTCACCTGACGATGCTGTACTGCAAGGCGGTGCGGCAGAGCCTGAAGCAGCTGCCGGCGGTGTTCGCGGAGCCCCGCAGGAGGCTGGAGGAGGGCGTGGACGCCGTGGGCTTTGTGTTCGGGAGGTACATAGCGCGGGAGCTGGCGCAGCTGGTCGCCTCGTACTTCGACTCCGTCGTGGAGCTGTATAGCGGCGCGCTGGCCGATTTTTTTGACAACTCCTTAGTTGGAGGAACTACTAAAGCCTTGTTCATTGGCTCCGTTGTTAAGGGGATATTAGCTGAAAGTGTTGGCAACCAGCGGCGTCTTGCCGTGTATGTTCTTAAGAGAAATCGCTACAGTATTCAAGATTCCTTGCGGAAGGAGATCGAAGATCTTATGTTGAACGACAGTGACATAGAATTGTTTGTTCACGCTAATTTGTTGAACTAATAAATTGATGAAAATATCGGTTGGTTTTAAAACGTCATATTCCATTGAGCGGTGATCAGTGATCATAACtacttataagaaaaatattattgtttatgataACCTACGACGGGGCCGCGGCTAATTCAGTCCCGCTGGCCCGTTAGGCATTAACCCTAATGTGTCACCTATACTTGCTGACTGTACTTTGAGGTGCGCGTGAAACATATCCTGGTTGGGTGGCCATGAATTACTATCTGAAACCCTACCACCAGCGTTGCCAGACGTCCCGATTTTGGCGGAACTgcccgatttttaaatcaaattttaatgtcgcGCTCGGTCCCGCTTTTTGGAGAGAACTTTACCGTACGCCTTTCGTAGGAATCACACAGACTATTGCGTGGCGTAGTGTGGTTCACCGTCGCCCGGGGCGGAATCACTCCAAATACGAATCTAAATATAAGTTACACTTGTTTGCTTATGTTGTTCGTGCGCGGAACATCTAACATCAAACATCAACTTTACTATGTCCCGCTTCTGACGGAAGAATCCCgctattttcactcaaaaagtaCCAAAGTCCCAACGTTCCCTGCTTTTCCTTGGATATCATTGAGAGGTAGATATCTGCCTAAGACGAATTAACCTAGACGAGTTATGACAATGTATTACAGATGCTGTACGTCCCTTACAGTCATATCATCAGACCATGGATAACACAAACTCGCTGGAACTTTGATTTTCGTCACATTAATGTTTTGAGGActagtaaaaaaacaacttgaATTTATGTTGAACTAGTCATAAATCGTCCATTTAAATGTTTAGTTATACAACGTTTTGTTGTAGGTTTTTACGAGATTGACACTTTAAAATTGGGTATATTTCTTACCACAGACTGAAAATATCGATCATACGTAAAATAGTTTCAAGGTCAGCTGACTCACCTGTCCATTCGCTTCACAATTCActcgtttttgttgtttttagtcTGTGGCAGTAGCGCCTGCCGCCAAGTACTCGGACGGACGagtgtttgttgttatttatactgtgctcacttgtttatttatgcagtattattattaaatgtgatTTTATCGTTGAAAAGATTTGTGTAATACCCGCAAGtagcttttatttagtttaaaacgtaGCGGTTATTAGGTCTAGATAGTGTAGTTTGGTGTAATGTGTATGACGCATacctaagaatattttttcttatgtaCCGACGATGGtaagtcattataattattatcattgttgATAAAGTTAGTATCAAGCTCTaagataaaatttcaatttaacctTATgcgttaaaattataaatgtacctGTAGTTTACATTAAAGTATGAAGTACTACATAAATCGGTATTTTACGAATTCTGTACCTAAATCTAGTTGAGTGGTTTTTTTTGTAGTCAAAATTTTAACATagaatattaacaaaacaacatcgttaagaaaattaaaacttaaaaaaatgtataaatcatatttaGCAGAAAGTTCGAGAAACGAAAAcctagcttttgtttttatgttgttgtAGACGATGGCTGTGACACCAATAACTCTGTCGGGTAATCTGGGCGAACGGCATCGGCGCCTCAACACGCTGGTGCGAGAGGCCGGCGTCAGAGGGGCCTCCCTTCAGGAGTTCCAAGCTCTGCCGGAACACTCGCCCGTCGACCGCCTCTTCAAGATAGACCTCGCTTCACAGCTCGGCTATGTTGACTACATCATACAAAACTTACAAGACGACGACATGCTGTACGTCAGCAGAGCTCTCAAATCCAAATGGCTCGTAGACCATCATGACGTCATAAACCCCAAACACCTGGAGAGTGTGCTCTATCCGACCATGATCAAGCCGGCCGTAAGTAAACTGAAGCATTGGACTTATATCAACCTTCGTGATCCGTCGATGTGTCAGGAATTCTATCTGTACTATAAGGAGAACACGTTCGAGTTCGCCATCAAGTATCTGCCTCACTGCTGCAATGAGTTCATCCTACAAGAAGTTCCCACGATACTGGCCAAAATGTCAAGCCAGCACCTAAAGATACTGAGTGAGAAATGTCCCAGAGTAGCAGAGATCTATTACAATTCGTTGGCGACGGACGAAGTCGTCCGGCCTCGCTATCTCGAGAACCAGCAGTCATACTACAACAGTGTGAAGTGTGTGCTGAAGTCTGACGCCGACGTGTTCCTCAACATCACGGAGAAGTATTTCAACATGAACAGCTTCAGACGGCTGAGCCCGTCGGCGAGCGACTACATCCTGCGCTGTCACAAGCACAGGTTCACGAACAAGCCCGAGCTGTATACCGCCTACTTGTTACACGTGCAGACGCTCGCTGACCGGCTCAGTGTCGAGGAATGCCAGGAGCTGGTGGTCAGGTTGGCGCGGGCGAAGTATTTGCAGCACTGGTTCGAGTACAAGGCGGTGGAGCCGCTTGTGAAACGCCTCAGTCCCGACAAGAGGGCGGCCTTCAAGAAGCGAGTGTTTGTTGAGAAGGATGTCGGCGAGAGCGTAACTGAGTGGCCGTACGAGGTGCCTGCGCCCCCGCCACACACTTATCCGGAAGCACATGTCTTCGATGACCAAGACTTTAGGCCACTCTTCGTGGGTGGGGGAATAGCATTTCCACTATCGGCGAGCTATAGATGCGAAGCGTTGGGTATGTCAATGTTTAATACGCCAggattaatattgaaaacagaGTTAGATAGATTATTCGATGAATTTCGGTTTGTGGGGTTTAGTCGAGCGCTGCACGAATTGGGGCGGCGGTTGGGCGCCGCGGGTTCTCCAGAGAGAAGGCGCGATATCTTCCTGGTGTTGGTGAGTAAGAGCGGCGGCCGCAGCGAAGCGGTGTCGGCGCTGCTGAGTCTCGCAGCTCGGCACAGTAACGAGCCGGTGCACATTCGAGCCGCCGTGCTGCGCAGCCTGGTCAAGCGCGCTCAAGTCTGGCGCTTGCCTGCAGAGGTCTGGATCAATTTGCTCGAGTTCGGGCATGGGCTCGGGCTGGACGGCAGTACTGCCGAAGCCGAGTGCAGGGAGGGTTTGCATGCGGTTGTGATTCGTCAGCTGCTAGAAGGCAAATGTGAGCCTGCCATCACAGCTGCTTTTTTGGAAGAATTCTCCACATTATCAGAATATTCGCTTTCCTCAGCTGAGCGTGTGAAAGTGGCCGCTGGACTCCAGAATTTACTGTCTGCGGCGGCTTTGGTTGCCGAACCAGTCATAGCTGCCAAGCTCTTGAGTCAATTGCTCGATGCACTTAATACATATCGTGTTTGTATCGTGGCAACATCACCAGTGGTTGGTGCCATCGTTTCTCTAGCGTCGCGGGATGCCGAAGTCACTCGACCCTTGCTCCAGCGACTTTATGAGGCGAGGGTTGCTCGCCGTGAGCTGCTGCGGTTGAACTTAGAATTTCGGCGCGACCAAGCATCACTGATGAACGTACTGCGACATGACTTACTTGCACTGGACTACAAACAGTTCAGCGAAATAATCGCCACAAGTAACACCAactttgatagttttatttccaAGCTCGCAATATATTTCCAAAATGATAACTTTGTAACCCAGCTTCGAACAGACTTAAAGGAGAAATATTTTGACACTGAAGACCGTAAAATTAAGCATGCGAAGTTGGCTCGTCGACTAGCAAGTCTTTCTGGTCGTGATTTGGAGCAGTATGTTCAAGAGCTGGATTCCAAAAGAACAGAAGTGCGAAGGTGGTCAGCTATGCTGCGGGCGAACGCCCACCGCGCGCGACCCGCTGTGGCCGTAGCTGAGTGGGGCTGGCGCAGGGCGGGCGTGAAGGCCGTAGCGACGCGCGCCATGCGCGGCCGACAAGCGGAGCGAGCCGACCTCACCCGAGCACTGGCCGCTCACCGCCGCACGCTGCGAGTGGCGCTAGCTCTGAGCATGCTCTCTGGACTCGACGAACAAGTGGACACCTTCACACTGGCCACCAAGCTGAGGCCGGCCGCAGCGCTGCGCGCCCTGTTGTTGTACTTTCGTCGTTTCGGTGACAAGAGCGAGGTCTGTATATGGAACATCGTTAAACCGGTAATGTTGTCTATTGACTTGTCCAAGCGAGATAATCTCCGCCGGCTGGTCAAAGAAGTCAAAGTGGTTCCGCAAAGCATAAAACCTGACTACTGCGTGACACTATACATCGttcttcttaaaacaaaaataaagcatttctaCTCGAACGTTGATGATATTCTTTGTGACGTGTCTAAACATCTACCCGAAGTAGAAAACTCTCTGGAACCTGTTCTTCTTAAGATGCTAGAGATGGCGGATGCTGTGCAGCCTGTTTCATGTCCTTCTATTTTCGTGagatattttatgttatcgAAAAGTGATGAAGATCTTGAAGGTCGATTTGAGAAGTTGGGAGAGCCGTTATTGACCCATTTGGATGTCGTGCGCGAGAAAAATGATTGGATGTTCAGGAAACTAATTTCGGAAACAATGAGGAGTTTAATGTATAATGCGGCGTTTTTCAATACGAAGTGCACGTCTTGTTTGTTGGTTATCGAGAAATTCCTGGCTTGGATGGAGACGTTCATGCCGAAAGAAGAATATTTCAATAACTACGCACAAGTTCACCTGACGATGCTGTACTGCAAGGCGGTGCGGCAGAGCCTGAAGCAGCTGCCGGCGGTGTTCGCGGAGCCCCGCAGGAGGCTGGAGGAGGGCGTGGACGCCGTGGGCTTTGTGTTCGGGAGGTACATAGCGCGGGAGCTGGCGCAGCTGGTCGCCTCGTACTTCGACTCCGTCGTGGAGCTGTATAGCGGCGCGCTTGTGAGTTTCTTGGTGAACACTCTAGTGTCCGGTAGTTCTAGAGCCAAGTTTGTTGTATCTGTCCTCAAGGGAATTTTGGCTGAAGGCGTGGGCACTCAGCGACGCCTCGCTGTGTACATCTATAAGCACTGTCAGCATGAAATGAAAGAACCTTTGCAGAAAGAGATCAAGGAATTATTGTACAAGGTTGAGGATATACAGGTTCTAGTGCGCGCTGAGACGACTGGTGTTCGCTTTTATTAATCTTTTCGAATTATCTTCACCCAGAATTTTAATCACTTGTCTatgttaaaatatgaaatatataagCAGTGTTAAGCAGCTTTAGCTTCTAATTTCTAAGTTTTGAGTGTCCGCCACAACCAACTACCTCGCTATCACTgcatttgttataaataatgtaaaaatatttaataccaatTATTGTTACGATATTTGATCAAACAGGAACAAGGaaactttaaattatagttCTAAACTAAAATTAGAAATGACGGTAAAGTTCAATGCCCACTGAAAAAGTAGCGGCCGACAGTGTCTCcacataacaaattattttgaatcttatttgCATGAATAAAAATGTCGTGACATTTTAAGGCTAGTGCAGCCTCACTGCGTTGGTTGCGAAGCGATACATGCCCCTACTAAAAAGAAGTCTATCACCTCCATATCACTCTCAATGTTGATCAGTCAAGCTGTATacgcgtgaagaggtaacaaacagaCACCCACACCCACGTCCTTACGTGTGATAAAAATGCTACCGGCACTTCTGTAAGTGGGATTTGACCCTTAAATCGTACAATGTGATGTTAGAACTTAGTTCCAAGAAAGTAACTATTAATGTTGTTGTTTCtatcacaaataaaactaattatatttatttatcgttttattaAAAGACAACTTAAATCAAGcagttaaattaataacaaaataatacatcatAGGAGGTCCGTCGCCAATGCCGACTGCGCACGAGTGATGTTTTAACATAACACTTGTGACTATAATAAGTCTACGGGATCTTGTATAGAGTCTTTGGCTTGGTAAGAAACTAGTAGgttatgaaaacataaaatgaaactttgtaatgattattatattaacaatagtAAACGCAAACACAATCTTGTTCTGACAACCATCATATTACTTGTGACTTAAAGCAGGACTATTGacggtgtggaagagagatggcgaTACGTGCGTGTAATGCAGTGTCTCGTTCCCACAAAGACAACAGTCCTCCTTTAAAAATCTCATAGTACAGGGCTATGGCACTGCCATTGTCGCTTCCGGAGCGGGAGAATACCTGGTAAGTGTAGGCGACGTGACGGTCGCTGCAGGAATCGAACATAAATTGTATGCGAATGAGCCAAGTGGCGGGCATTTTGAACGCATATCATAGCCCACCGGGAGATGTCTGAATGGTGCAAGGTTAAGCACTTGCAGCTTTGATGAGCAGATCGAAATCGAGTTAGGCTACAAGTAAGTAACGGAAGCTACTCGTATTGGTTGAAAGGAAGTTAAGGGAGACATTCAAATAGTCCAACAAGTGATATAAAAGTCCCCCTAATCAAGACCACGCCACCATCAACCTATAATAgggtattaaacaaataatctGTTTAATCCGACAGACGGattttcaaagatattttttctgatatctcgtaaactaaaaatgaagtagcaactgataaacttaACCCTCACTGCCAttcatttcttctttttaaGGGGCTTTAAACttgctttctttttaatgatgtgataaaatgattTACATTATTCGATTTAGTCAAATCCCCTATTGGCGTAAGAACTGCTATCTCAGCACCACTCTACCGCTGAGGGTCGGGACACCAGCCAAGATAAGTGCTACGTGTGCTACTAGAAAAACTGATGAAGGCGAACTCAATAACTTAAATGCTTTAAAATCTAAAACCggtaaaatataaacacaatatGGTAAATTCGAAAAATCATAcaattttgttactttatatgcagttatatattatttacagttaaataCATTGGTAACACGTAGTCGAGACAAGTGCAGTACAGTAAGAGTTAAAGATAgagtaatttgataaatatcgTCCTATCAGGAAATTAAATGAGTGCTTAATAGTTCGTTCGTTTCAgaatttagtttataattatatttaaaactgaattccGTTAAAAACTCAAAAACGCAACCCTTaaaatcatcatatttattagtcattttttttaaacttgactGGATTTTCAGCTAAACTTGAATCAATAAACCAACTGACGAAATTAACCAATGCATTCTTTAAATTGCCCAATAccaaacatttctttttaccACTAATCTTAAGagaatagaaaatagttttctattaATGAATACTGGATAAATATTTACGGTAAAGAATCCCATAATTAAAGATTAAGCAAAGCGAACGAGACTAAACTTTCCTGTACCACGAAACTCATAACGATAACCATTTTACATCAGCGACTTTTGTTGCTTGGTACAGTGGATTCAACTCATTTTacgcacagcgccatctattccATGAAAgcgttaattataaataatctgaAAGCCAAAGGTAAAAGAGTCGATTGCACGcacctatatttttaaattaataagcgttttaaattataactaaagtttaaaacaaaaacatcgtCAGGGAACCAGCACACCTGAGAATTTTTCAAAGGTGTATCTAGTTACGTCTAAGACATAAGGTTGTACACTAAAAtaagtcatcatcggcctagccttttcccaactgtgttgggcTTGGCTTCCGATCTAActggatacagctaagtaccagtgttttacaagtagcgactgcctatctgacctcaactcagttacctgggcaacaagtTACTCCTTAGTTAGAATAggtgtcagactttcaagcttctgactacctgtaacgtctgtcaagatgtatgaataacagccgggactcacaatttaacgtgccttccgaaacgtggaggaactcattatgacaaagatggccacccatctacggaccaaccgcgtctaACGTAGCTTatcctgtgatcgattcacttatgcagttctagcttagccacgagctcctaaaGTTTAATCTCGCAAGCTTTACTTACTAACATTTCTCAACCTACATAAATCTATGACGCGTCAAcatttacacaataataaattacaacaacgCTGAACGGACGCCGCATTGACGCCAGCGCCCCCTGTGTATACAGTACATACGTAATAACTACAATTTACAAGCTATCGATTATTTCTCTTTATTAAGCGCCTCTATGAACTCTTCTAATCTCTCTTGGACTTGTCTCACTCGTTCTGTGGAAGAAATTCAAAACTTTTATAAGTGAAGATAAAACGATTGTACATCCCCGGATATGGTATTTGACCCACAGCCTGAGTTAGGTGTGTAAAAGGTATATCTTGTTTTgttccttaaaaatataatcttttttgtcaaaaaaccAATCTAATTAAATCTTGAATCTATGATGATATACCACTAATATATCAGTcgttcatttaattaatatgacatgtgtttgtataaaaatctacaacagaatagtttatatttatcaaCTGTTTAAGGCAATGGAGTAATGAGTAAAAAGTAtctttactataattatttatacagtcATTGAATTCAAAACTTGTATGCTGGCAGGAAGATTATACACTTTTATAggaatactagctgacccagcaaacgttgttttgccaattgatttattagtagttgtatgtatttcttaatgccacattataaaaaaataaaaacaaaaaatttcgtccaaaaaataaaaaaaataattcttattgtgagcaacccttattatttattaaggggtatgaaaaatagatgttgttctattctcagacctacccaatatgtataaaaaatttcttaaaaatcccttaacggtttcggaggagtacggtaactaacatcgtgacacgggaattttatatattagaaaattaGTTAAATTTCTTGACACACACGTAAAATTGAGCCATAGCTGGTGGTAAAGCTGATGAAGATTTTATGTGAACAGATAAGAGAGGGTGGGGTCcattgcccagtagtgggacacAAAATTGATTACTAGTAGAGTAAAATAGATATTCGACTCACTCAGTTCTTCTGCTAATTCCACTCGTCTGCCAGACAGTAGCTTCTTTTTAAGTTCAGGGTCGGCTGCCATCTGAAAGTTATGaaaggaattaaattaattttaaccgAATTGAAAAAAGAGTTTTCATTCTACATTTCTATTCTGTTTGTCTGGATCTGACTGAGTTTGTTTGGAGTGGAAAAAACGagtttgttgattctttttttatcgtGAAATACCTgccatttggtcccataaaaatggCGTCAAGGGTGCTTCATCAATGTTTATTCGAACTCAGTTGTTCTCTAAGTTtctattataaaagaaatactgTTACCTTGATAAATTCAAGATTGCGAGACAAGATATCTGAAAAGCCACCACTATCTTGCACAACTTCAATAATACTTTCTTCAAGACGTTTATTGTCGCCTGTAGGTAGGAATCAGACAGAATGTCCCAGACATACCGTTTTAAATGTGCTGGTctccatatattattataaggagCAAACAAAGATTGATATAAAACTGtctaaaaaaatcatagtttaaaatgtgtatgtgtgtttgtgtggTTTACTCGTCAAGTATCACGGTGGCCTTATGGTTTTTTCTGAACGAGGTGCAGTTTCAATCCCAACGCAGGCGCAGGACCAATGTGACTTTCTTTATTAAAAGAcatcactgacaaacggtgaaggaaaatatctcGAAGAAAAATGGATTACAATCTGAAATGGCCAACCCGCAGTAAGCTGGCGTGGTGGTCAAGGCTAAAAAATACCCTGTGCGGGAAGAAGACTCTGCCCATCAGTGAAGGGCGGTTCCCTATCtgctgtgcccagcagtgggccgGTGTAGTGTTTACCTCGTCCAGCACCTCCCGCAGCTCGCGGTCGAGGCGGGCGGCCTCGCGGTTCCCTATCtgctgtgcccagcagtgggccgGTGTAGTGTTTACCTCGTCCAGCACCTCCCGCAGCTCGCGGTCGAGGCGGGCGGCCTCGCGGTTCCCTATCTGCTGTCGCAGTGCGTTGGCCGTCGTACGCAGCGTCTGCTGCACGCGCCAGAACATCACCACCTCGCAGCACTCCTTCTGCGATACGGAATACCACCATCAAAACATACTTAAGAACTAGGATCAAGGTGATCCCTAATTTTAAATAGATCCTGCGGGCTAAATTTTGGACACATTAAGGTCATAGCACACTTAAACGACTCTGCTCCAACACCGCTCCCACCCAATACCGCCCTAAACTAAGACGAATCGTAGTCCACGCGGCGACAGCTAGCAGACGGCCAGCTGTCCATCCGTCGACCGTTCTCGCTTTTCGCGATAGACATATTTCGCGATCGGTTATAAGTGAAGCAAGTCGTATTTTTTACAATGTCTTGATTCTGAGCAGTGACGGCGAGGGCGCGGCGCGGAAGCGGGCGCGATGCGGATAGCGAGGCGTCAACTAACGAGCATTCTGTCGcgacggcgcggcggcggtaAGCTCGCTGACAGATATCTGCTAATTTATGAcgccaatgtaaaaattatctAAAGAGCACTATTTAAAACCCATATTTGAATTATACTCTTTTTGCAGAGTCGTGTAAGTAGGCTATGACCTTTACAGTCCTTAAAAATGAATGGACGCGGCAGCGGACGATAAAGGCAAGTAAACcgagttataaaataattataaattaagaatGCATCTGGCGAAATTTCTATAAAAGTAACGAACTACGTTTACGGAAATTGAGTAGAATTATCAAGTAATTATGTAGTAAGCCAGTGTTGCACTGGAAAGTCTTTGCGGTTTCTGACT
The DNA window shown above is from Trichoplusia ni isolate ovarian cell line Hi5 chromosome 26, tn1, whole genome shotgun sequence and carries:
- the LOC113505490 gene encoding uncharacterized protein LOC113505490, producing the protein MTMAVTPITLSGNLGERHRRLNTLVREAGVRGASLQEFQALPEHSPVDRLFKIDLASQLGYVDYIIQNLQDDDMLYVSRALKSKWLVDHHDVINPKHLESVLYPTMIKPAVSKLKHWTYINLRDPSMCQEFYLYYKENTFEFAIKYLPHCCNEFILQEVPTILAKMSSQHLKILSEKCPRVAEIYYNSLATDEVVRPRYLENQQSYYNSVKCVLKSDADVFLNITEKYFNMNSFRRLSPSASDYILRCHKHRFTNKPELYTAYLLHVQTLADRLSVEECQELVVRLARAKYLQHWFEYKAVEPLVKRLSPDKRAAFKKRVFVEKDVGESVTEWPYEVPAPPPHTYPEAHVFDDQDFRPLFVGGGIAFPLSASYRCEALGMSMFNTPGLILKTELDRLFDEFRFVGFSRALHELGRRLGAAGSPERRRDIFLVLVSKSGGRSEAVSALLSLAARHSNEPVHIRAAVLRSLVKRAQVWRLPAEVWINLLEFGHGLGLDGSTAEAECREGLHAVVIRQLLEGKCEPAITAAFLEEFSTLSEYSLSSAERVKVAAGLQNLLSAAALVAEPVIAAKLLSQLLDALNTYRVCIVATSPVVGAIVSLASRDAEVTRPLLQRLYEARVARRELLRLNLEFRRDQASLMNVLRHDLLALDYKQFSEIIATSNTNFDSFISKLAIYFQNDNFVTQLRTDLKEKYFDTEDRKIKHAKLARRLASLSGRDLEQYVQELDSKRTEVRRWSAMLRANAHRARPAVAVAEWGWRRAGVKAVATRAMRGRQAERADLTRALAAHRRTLRVALALSMLSGLDEQVDTFTLATKLRPAAALRALLLYFRRFGDKSEVCIWNIVKPVMLSIDLSKRDNLRRLVKEVKVVPQSIKPDYCVTLYIVLLKTKIKHFYSNVDDILCDVSKHLPEVENSLEPVLLKMLEMADAVQPVSCPSIFVRYFMLSKSDEDLEGRFEKLGEPLLTHLDVVREKNDWMFRKLISETMRSLMYNAAFFNTKCTSCLLVIEKFLAWMETFMPKEEYFNNYAQVHLTMLYCKAVRQSLKQLPAVFAEPRRRLEEGVDAVGFVFGRYIARELAQLVASYFDSVVELYSGALVSFLVNTLVSGSSRAKFVVSVLKGILAEGVGTQRRLAVYIYKHCQHEMKEPLQKEIKELLYKVEDIQVLVRAETTGVRFY